Genomic segment of Plasmodium brasilianum strain Bolivian I chromosome 8, whole genome shotgun sequence:
ACCACTACTGTTATTGCTACTACCACTACTGCTATTACTACTACCACTACTGCAAATAACATCGTTGCtacattttttctcattCCCTGCAGCGTAAACTCTTCCAACAGACTGGTCATCGGACGGATCACCTCCATGTGATACGCGTCTATCCATATGTTCTGTATATTCCTTCATTTCATCAATCCCATGACTTATATGAACATggtcataataattttcagtATAGTAGTTGGTATttcgtatatatttaacatctTTCGAAGGAGTAAATACTGCACAATTGCTACCAGTTGCTATGCCACTTCTATACCTTTTTGTAAAAATCAAattgcatattttatttactacAAATTTTGATATGAAATATTCTAGGaagacatattttttatatcttaaaaaaaagttatgaaaatatactgTTACAAAAACAAGGCACACATCATGAACACCTTgtgcataaaaaattttattagaatgtttatacaaaatactacatataacattttttaaaatatactggtattttttttttatttcatatatattatatttatgaatattccATGTGTTTACACTTCTTTTCACATCTTTTTTAACCTGCACACGTTCATTTTCTTCTAATAATACACTATCAATTATCCACTTATTCAAGtttgaattaaaattataattatgtttaatattatcttttaaataagataaaatatcatttttactgCTTAAGTTATCTTTTCTTATGATATAATctactatatataaatctaCTTCtagcatattattataaattattttcaacaattttattatgaattttttgtttttatttttatcaaacgtttctttttctttatctatttttaacaagaaatttacaattttgttTGACTCTTTTTTAATAGACTTCTTCGCTTTTCTAATTATTTCGGAGTTAGGTACTctgttcatttttcttttcattttatattttttatctgaaaagaaaaaattaagtacaTGCGAATTTTTACTCTTGGTCTTATTTTCTAccttctcttttttaatacaataaatatcacgagcacatttaaaaaattttcctgACGAGAAAAATTGAAGGGGACACTTTTTTCTCTGCATCTTACTTGACTTATCTACTGCTGTGTTAATATCATTGGAGTAGTTAGAAGCGAGCGATGATAAAGATGATGAACCATGAGTAGAAGACGACGAACTAACACCATCGGATAAATACAACGAATTTTCCAATGAAGAGTGATCTAATGAACCTAAGGGAATGGAGGGTAGGGGTCTCGTACACGATACAGATGAAAACGATTTTGTTGACGAGCTGTAGGAGAAAGCCGAATCGTAGTACTCCAtctcccttttttttaagaaaattggATTCTTAGCATTTCTGCTATTGCTTCCACTGCTACTACCTTCATTGTTGCTTCCATCGTTATaattgtcattttttttttttttttttttttttttttaattcatctATGTTCGCGTTCCTCGACTTAACATTTTGCGTATGTAAAGCGCGCTTCTCACACCGGGGTGCTCTTAACTCCTTTCCCCCAACTGCATATATGCTACAACTCTGTTTATCACTAGTCCTTAGGAAATATTCACAATGATCAGTTCGATTGGTAGCATACCTGATGTTAGTTATGTTACTACTGTTAGGGATCTCATTTTCCTGTAGTTTCCTTTCATTACACTTGCCCAACAAACTTGCTGCATCCCCCTCCTTATAACCGACACAAGTGTTAATCTTTCCGCAATTCAGCCCATAGGAAGAAAGAAATTCCTTCTTTTCCTGGCATGAACAGTTATCATAAtggtatattttattctgcttttgttttttcgaTACTCTATTCCTTTTTCCTGTATTATTATGTTCCCTACTTATACAAgttgataaaaaagaatttttcgatttttttttcttccattttaACTTGAAATGTTTAACATAATTgatatatttgaatttttttttatatttcttacataatattgatataggatgttcattataatttttttccttcgaTAAGTTAATATTAAATCCTAATAATAGTAACCACAATTTTTgtcttaatttattattctgAAATCCACCTGgtgtaaatgaaaaaaattttattaactcatagagttttcttttttcatttgttgttgcattttcatatattttaaaaattttttttaaatatgttaatttCTCATCATTCgtttcttcatatttatcaaaatgatttttatatattgttacattatttaacacatataatttattatcatGCCCATTATTATTTACCATACAGTGTTTCtgaacatataatatatatccattttttttttttatttgtaatttttttttatcaaataatTCACTGtcactataatttttttctcgatatatagaatattttattttatttttttttttttttttatacaaattgTCAAAATCTAAGCAGCTATAATAGCCTTTTGccctttgtttttttaaaggaaCTTTCATATTATAACTCCTTTAAATATACTTACTCATTTGGACATACTTTGGCGGGAGAGAAGGAGAAAAAATGGGCAAATAATGCAGCAATaatgtagaaaaaattaagtaaaaataggGAATTAATGAAGTATATATGAAGTACAAATAAGGAAAAgaatgtatgtgtgtatgtgtgcgTGGGTGGGAAAACAAATACAAGCATAAATAGAAGATTAACTGGGAATGAAATCCAATCAATTTGTCAAAAcgagaaaaaattaaaatagagtaaaataaaaatagaaataaaaaaacatacgTTCTCTATCTTATAacacgtaaaaaaaaaatataacacacACTTAATTATgtgaatacaaaaaaattattattattttattttttttttttttttcttccttctcCCCTCAATAAAATTAGGAAATAAATTTACCTAAGAGCAAATTCAAATTCAAATGCTTCTCTATGAACTTTTAAGAAAACATATCAGTAGAGCTATAAAAAGAGAGTTGACAAGGATATCTGCATTCACACATGTatttgtgtgtgtatatatagtatatatatacgaatgtacatgtgtatatgcatacgaATAGCCACCTTTTCGCACTGTTATATCATGATGCGTCATACACTTTCAAGTTTCTGAGATCTTTCACAATAATGTTTGCATACTATCCCTTCAGTTCAataaatttccttttttccgcTTTCGACCTCACACATTTGAgaacaaaggaaaaaaaaaagtagtttTCTCTTTCCtctttacataaaaaattttaaatttaattttcacATATTAAGTACATGTAATCAAACTGGTCATACCAAAAATTTGATATAAACtcataaacttttttttatgatcaGTACATCattagaaacaaaaaaaaaaaaaagaagaaaaagaaaaagaaaaagaaaggaaaaaagggaaaaaaaaaaagaaggcaaggatgtttatttaaataaatatatatatatatattatatatataatatatatatatatatatatacatatacaataaatacaaaaatatccGGGAgcacaaaaaattaacaacgacgaaatttaaaattaattctaCGTTTTACCACAAAACTttacataaatgtacatgcatgtgatatatatatgtacatttatgcgtaaatatatatatatatatatgcatataaacgTGTGTGCAAAAATATGTTCtatattcttaaatatatgtacatacctTTAGACTTTTAccgaaaataaaaaaaatgaaaaatggaaaacttatggatttaatataattaatcgTAAAATACCCACGTTCGTAATACGAACAACAACATGAACGTCATACTATGTTTAATGTTCTCCACCTCATTGCAtagaatatacatacacacacagttacatatatatacgtacatacaagcatatatgtgtacataaatacactTGTTACCATTTTCTGGTTTTCCTAAATAAGTCCTTTATGCCACAAAAGCAATACTAACACTACACTGTCTAATGTAAAAATGTGTACTAAACAgttttgaaatataataaacagtaaataatttattcaaaCGATTAAGTAGTTTGTGTATaagtatgcatgtatataagtatgcatgtatataagtatgcatgtatataagtatgcatgtatataagtatgcatgtatataagtatgcatgtacataagtatacatgtatataagtttgcatgtatgtacatatgtataaacgtACGAgcataagtatgtatatacctTTCAAGTTATATCTTTTTTGGGGGAAAAGAATTGCTTCCTGATTTTTCAAGTTATGCTGACTTTATATCCTCccttatctttttttcttaattatttttaaacattgcgttaataaataatgaaaaaaaaaatttagctAGTACACAagttatttactttttctttttccgtAACGAAAGAAATATTTCACAACTACATTTGTTTTCAGCGCCCATTAtgtaaatgaattatttatttacaattaaatgtatatatatatatatatatacatacttacaaacactcatatatacatacgcatGTACACATAGGAAGCTATGCATATAACAGGAGGGTaagatttattaaaattcagtataataaatagataTCATGTTTTATGCATCATACACATAAAGTGcataatgtatttatttatttatttttttttttttcttttcttcacTAACTATTTCAttgagaaatatttttaataaagctCCTTAAAATTAAACGAAAACTTTTACGCGTACGTACATTAATACAAACATTCATAAACGCGTAAACACAGTAGATGAttataaacattatatatacatattattacatatttgtaaCGAATGACAATATTTGACACAGCTGATactcaaaataaatatgcatatgtatgtaaataaatccaaaaaaattttctttgcAAATGATTTACagtaacataataaaaaaaaaaaaataaatttagaaaaaataaattttaatagttACATCATTTTGTGAAGGAATtgaaaatatctttttttttttaataaaaatatatatcttaaaGAAAAGCggaatataatacatatatatatatatatatatatatatgtttgtatatacacGTGTAAGTACATATTTAAAGTaaatttcacatttttacaaaaagtTGTAAGGAagaaactaaaaaaaaagaaaggatttatcttaatttttcatttaaaaataataccaTAAAAATGCCATTAAATGTACAGGTTAATTTTAAGCGATACTTTTAGCACACTTATtggaaataaagaaattccaaaaaaaaacaaaaaattttactttaactttttacaaattttgaaaattatttttttcatttgcattattattattttttttttttataattactgtagggaggaaaaaaaaaacctctAAAAGCTGCGAAAAAGGGAGTAGTTGAAATGACGGAGGAAGATAAAgcttttaaaaaggaaatggcagaaaagaaaaagtaatagTCAAGAAGAagatgcatatatatatgtgagcTTAAGTACAAATGTAAATATCGGTTTATGTAACATTGCTACGTTTTCGCTGTTACATTTCAAAAGTATTTTACGTAAAGCTAAACATGTATAGAATTGTTATTTctgtttacttttttttttttttttttttaatatatgcataaaaaagCACATGTGAGCTCCTTTGTTACTGTGTGTAATCGTTACAGTATTTCACTGTTCATACTTTCACCACAGGACAGTGTAATGtgcatttgtatatatacgtgtatatatgtatgtatgtatgtattatatatgtatgtatgtattatatatgtatgtatgtattatatatgtatgtatgtattatatatgtatgtatgtattatatatgtaagtatgtattatatatgtatgtatgtattatatatgtatgtatgtattatatatgtatgtatgtattatatatgtatgtatgtattatatatgtatgtatgtattatatatgtaagtatgtattatatatgtatgtatgtattatatatgtatgtatgtattatatatgtaagtatgtattatatatgtatgtgtatgcatgtatgcatgcatataacatacgtatgtgtatTTGCATATGTgtcttcatctttttttccctttgtTCTGAATTCATTTATACGCAGAGCCGAGGAGGAAGCCAAGAAGAAGCTCTTGAAtgcaaagaaaaaataggtATTCACTTTTTTAGTTTAcgtgtaaatatatgaaacatggaaaataaatgaacactTATTTCCAAATTAACTGTAAAACTTATGGCgtacaacatatatatatatatatatattgaatcTTTTACAAGagaaattatatgaataaaatgggaaaaaaaaaaaaaattaataataccgcaaaattaaatataacagAACAAtcttacattattttttaaaaaaaatctcAGTAAGAATAGTATgtgtttcttcttttttttttttttcttaactatttaagtttatttttatagattaaatattgaaatatatgtacaatatgTACAGGGCatgaaataacaaaaaaaaacaaaaaataaaatgcaactgctctttttatatgaaaagagatgaaaaaaaaaaaaaaaaatcttcttttaaatgattacaactttttttttaaatgttacaACGTTTTCTGTTTTCTTTGAAAGTGAAAGGATATAGACGTTGAACGAAATTTATAGAAAGACCCCTTGTATATGTTGAAAGGGGGCAAACGAATAATGAGTAAAGATTCCTATTGGACTAtagcttttaaaaaaaattaaattaatgattaatacataaatatttatacatatatatatacatataatttaacgaaaaattttaaataataaaacaatcaGGATGTGTAAGTTtgtattacaaaaataaggAAGTTGCAAGCGTATTATTAATAacgatatacatatatatgtatatatgagtgTATAagcgtgtatgtatatatatggacaACATTACAAAATATGGATTGTAGATAtgcattattaattaattttaaaattagttCTCTATCTTTAAGGCGTttcccattttatttttgttcatactctcttcatatattattgcacagttataattaaaaatttttttttttttttttcttgtttatttaacgcaaaaaagaaaataaaccGTTATAAATTCTTATACGCTACTTTGTTTTCGCAGTACTATATTTTGCAAGGGGCGTTTCTTTTATTCTACTACTCTTTGCTCTATagtattatttcatttctttttattttaacacaGAACAGTTAATTCACATTTAAACATCTAAATTCACCTAGAATAAACatacacaatatatatttatttgctcACGTGTTTAGTATATGTTAAcccatttcattttattttactcctttatttttttaattttttttttttttttgttttcatgcCTTTGAACTTGTAAatgaactttttaaaaatttacaggtgctcgcaaaaaaaaaaaaataaaataaaataataattaaaataaacgaaGTCAAGCACAGTAGCTCTCATATTTTAGGggggggggaaaaaaaaaattacattcctcctattaattttatatgaagATTAGATTCTGAATTAGTATGAACATGtactaatataaatataaattatacgtcatattatatagtaatacaaatgaaaataagCATGTGAGTGaacgaaaaatatatattatgtaaggAATGACGGTGGCTTTTAAGCCTCATACCCCTTTATCACTACGAAAAGTTCAAAAAACTATGAAAAATGactacatatattttgttcataacCCAATGAGTGCATAAAAACTGAACAAAATGcgcaaattttattttcataagaaataaaataataatactgcagttttgaaaaaattatatcgcAAATgctacataaaatatatgcaataaGAGTACACATGGCAACaaacaaaatatgaaaagcgtattgtaaaggaaaaatacTTGACCAAACCTTAAATTAgcttgataaaaaaaaatacataaatatgtatacatatgcatattgtaaatgtataacatataataattatatgtttgttgttacatatatatatgaaaacacAATAAATTGTATCGAACGCAGAAAAAGCATTTTCgcacatattatttaaaattaaaaagaaaagaaaaatccaaaattttaagtttttcATTACTTTGTTTACTCcgcatatttaaatttttttacattttatattatttcccTTTTCACATTTATTTAACTGAGAAAATGGCAGTTGGAAAAAACAAGAGAACAtcgaaaggaaaaaaaggtggaaagaaaaaagtaactgatgtttttacaaaaaaagaatggtATGACTTAAAGGCCCCCAAAATGTTTCTGGTGAGAAATTTTGGTAAAACACTTGTTACAAAAACTATTGGAAAAAGTAAGtggaaaagataaaagaaGTTAAAATGGagctcatttttttttttttctttttttttttttttgttaatgaATTATGCTGACTTGTTCAtgtgttttttttgtaaaatgaaatgcgatctaaaatatgtaacttaaaatgtataaaatatatgttacagTTTTTGAAATATGTAACTAATTACATGTTAGAATTCGCCCATGTAATCAGTTTTCTACCACaatgttatatatgaataacaCCTTGCTTCATATTGCCATTTTATCATACATTTTTTGCAAGTTGTTTCTCACGCACTTTTTGCAAGCAGTTTTTTATGCACAGTTTGCCTACtttttatgtacacattATTTACAACCTGACgtgttcatataatataatgtatgtGTACCTGTGTGCGTTTACACAGTTGCTTACGTTATTACATATGAttgtttgtatttatattttttttgatggATCAgatgtttttattaaataacataCCATTTTAATTTcgtttcttttcattttattctcTTGCCAttctgtttttattttgtttccaTTATGCTGCCAttatcttttcattttttttgtttttgtacgCCTTCCCCCGTTAGAACTGGCAACTGATAGCTTGAAGGGAAGAATTTATGAAGTGAACTTAGCTGACTTGAATAATGATGAAGATCAGGCacataagaaaataaagctGAGTTGTGatcatattataaatagaGATTGCTACACAGATTTTTGTGGATTAAGTATTACAAGGGATAAGTTATGCTCTTTAATAAGAAAAGGGTATACCCTAATTGAAGGTTTTACAGATGTAAAAACTATTGATAATTACCATTTAAGAATGTTCTGTATTGCTTTCACGAAAAAACGACAAAATCAAACTAGAACAACATGTTATGCGCAAACTAgccaaattaaaaaaatacgaaaaaaaatggtagaTATTATGAATGCTGAGGCGAGCAAGgttttattaaaagatttagtaaaaaaatttattccgGAATCTATAGTTAAGGAAGTTGAAAAACAATGTAAGAAAATTTTTCCCTTacaaaatgttttaattagaaaagtaaaaattttaaaaagaccCAAATTAGATATTTCGAAACTAATGGAATTGCACACAGACCCAAAAGAAGATTCAGGAAAAACTGTTAAGGCCTTACCAGAGTCCAAAGAGGCTACTAACATTTTAACTGCTGAACTTAAGCATTAAAAGCAAGTGGATAAATAGCTTTTTTTAATGCATTGTAGAACTTTTCATAAGCTCATACCAGTATGGggcgtacatatgtatatgtatgtatatatataccattaCGCAGTTTATATacttgtgtatatatgtctCCATTTCAGCCATTTCAGCCATTTCAGCCATTTCAGccatttcaattttttttttttttaaatacatatttgtacattttattgcacatctatatatgtatacatacatatgtacataaacacATCCTCGTGCATATGCGCTTATACGTGAATATGGAAGTGTTAATGTTGTACCTATTTACATTGTATTTAAAGAATGGAgtcttttttcgttttttataaatttttttaaaatacattttttatgaaaaacatgatattatatatatatatatatatatgtatgcgtatatatttaaaaaaaaaaaaaaaaaaagtcaagGTTGAAGTCAAAGACAAGGTTAAATCAAAAAATGTGTAAGCATATACTTTGAAAgtaagaattattatttttttttttttatcttgtaTAGGAAAATTAAAGGTAAAAAATTAGTTcagttttataattaataataaaagtacgTTGTGATGGAAGTTATCCTGAGTAACTTGTTAAGGTGAAGAAgttctaatttattttattttttttactaatgtTCTGCAATCTAATTAATAGAGGCTTTAGATCTGtcgtaaaaaaataaagagaaagaaaGCATTTTAAAgtagaataataaattatatcgtcattggaaaaaaaatgaaaaaagaaaaatcaaaAGTAAAAgcaaaagggaaaaataatttgaatagTGGATAATATGCTTAGAAATATGTTCTATGTTTTTTGTACCCTTTTCTTGTTCGTATTGGACATgggtttttttaaatatttctttaatgtTAATCAACAAGTCCTTAAATAgaaaaacagaaataaaCGAAACAGTTGATGTTACATGGATATACTTGCTATTTTGCCATACgagtacataatatatgtgtgcttatatacataaatatatatgcttatgtggacatacatacatgtacatttatgtgcatatacatgGGCATTTATGCACACATAACAAGAGAAATGGTTAATTTTTACGTTTAGCATATTTGAATGTTTGCTTATTTCAAGTTCAATTTTTTCCACTTGTTCCTcaagtttttttcttttttcttccacaataatatttttattcttaaggATACTtgccttttcttttttaagctctactattttttttttaaataatttaagaaatgtattttttacgAAATGCAATGGCAGGCAAGttggaggaaaaaaaaaaaaaaaaaaaaaaaaaaaaaaagaagaaaatattggCAAGTAATTAATTAGACGAAAACGCATGTAAACAAGTCGTAAATGACCAAAATGCACTTATTCATTAATTACATATTTCACTGTACGACTTCTCGGACaacatttttaaatcatCTAACATATCatgaatttctttttctatatttttatattggtTTAGTATCTGTTCATAttcatttacaaaattttcgtagttctctttgttttttatttctagctgtttaatattttcgattttattttctctttgttcttttataatGTTCATAAGTTTCGTTTTTTCCGCTGATTACAACGAAAGGGGAAAATGGCACGGAAAAGTGCATAAcgtatttaattattttatttgtaaagtGAACGAAGAAAAGGGGAAAGGTGAGGAGAGAtgagagaagaaaaaaaggaagaaaaaaaaagaaaagagaagGGGGAACAGAAAAGCGAGACGTTAGAAGAGAAAAAGTGAAAGAGGACAAGTGACGAAGGAACAAAATGGAATGTGAAAAA
This window contains:
- a CDS encoding 40S ribosomal protein S3A, translated to MAVGKNKRTSKGKKGGKKKVTDVFTKKEWYDLKAPKMFLVRNFGKTLVTKTIGKKLATDSLKGRIYEVNLADLNNDEDQAHKKIKLSCDHIINRDCYTDFCGLSITRDKLCSLIRKGYTLIEGFTDVKTIDNYHLRMFCIAFTKKRQNQTRTTCYAQTSQIKKIRKKMVDIMNAEASKVLLKDLVKKFIPESIVKEVEKQCKKIFPLQNVLIRKVKILKRPKLDISKLMELHTDPKEDSGKTVKALPESKEATNILTAELKH